The following proteins come from a genomic window of Neosynechococcus sphagnicola sy1:
- the yidD gene encoding membrane protein insertion efficiency factor YidD: MKTILIWLIQAYRWLISPLFMPVCRYQPTCSRYALEAIARFGAWRGSWLAVRRLLRCHPFHPGGV, from the coding sequence ATGAAAACCATCCTCATTTGGTTGATTCAGGCCTATCGATGGTTGATTTCTCCCCTATTCATGCCCGTCTGTCGGTATCAACCGACCTGTTCTCGGTATGCGCTAGAGGCGATCGCCCGCTTTGGTGCCTGGCGTGGTAGCTGGTTAGCGGTGCGGCGGCTGCTTCGCTGCCATCCCTTTCATCCCGGGGGGGTATGA
- a CDS encoding J domain-containing protein — MADCNHYQTLNISSAANQAEIKQAYRRLAKRFHPDTNRELVSHEQIAQINAAYEVLGDPHRRQFYDQHLQYQVRLGGAAAGSTWGENLSGWQQRTASAQKHYQHHRRSAPNADAQFQRWLYQVYEPVQQLLWQILQPLKQEINLLAADPFDDELMAGFQVYLEDCRHRLSKAQRCFGSMPNPVSAAGVAAYLYYSLNHVGDGLDDLEFFTLNYDDHYLHTGQELFRIAKGLRHDAHDAVKNDPSGLACLAIATNLCAIACQAVSQNRRLTV; from the coding sequence ATGGCAGATTGCAACCACTATCAAACCCTGAATATTAGCTCAGCTGCAAACCAAGCTGAAATTAAGCAAGCCTACCGCCGACTTGCCAAACGTTTTCATCCAGATACCAATCGTGAGTTGGTCAGTCACGAGCAGATTGCCCAGATTAACGCCGCCTATGAAGTCCTCGGTGATCCCCATCGGCGGCAATTTTATGATCAACACCTGCAGTATCAAGTCAGATTAGGGGGAGCGGCGGCTGGCAGTACCTGGGGGGAGAATCTTTCCGGATGGCAACAACGCACGGCCAGTGCTCAGAAACACTACCAACACCACCGCCGATCAGCCCCCAATGCTGATGCCCAATTCCAGCGCTGGCTCTACCAAGTCTATGAACCTGTACAACAACTCCTTTGGCAAATTTTGCAACCCTTGAAGCAGGAGATTAACCTGTTGGCTGCTGATCCCTTTGACGATGAGTTAATGGCAGGCTTTCAAGTCTATCTTGAGGACTGTCGTCATCGGCTGAGCAAAGCTCAGCGCTGTTTCGGATCGATGCCGAATCCTGTGAGTGCAGCGGGTGTCGCTGCCTACCTTTACTATTCCTTGAATCATGTGGGCGATGGCCTGGATGATTTGGAGTTTTTCACCCTCAACTATGATGACCATTACCTCCATACGGGGCAAGAACTGTTCAGGATTGCCAAAGGTCTGCGCCATGATGCCCATGATGCCGTGAAAAACGATCCCTCTGGCCTAGCTTGTCTAGCCATTGCCACAAACCTTTGTGCGATCGCGTGTCAGGCAGTCTCCCAGAATCGACGTTTGACAGTCTGA